The following coding sequences are from one Mycobacterium bourgelatii window:
- a CDS encoding NADPH:quinone oxidoreductase family protein — MRAVRVTRLDGPDAIEVADVDEPTGDGVVVDVHAAGVAFPDALLTRGLYQYRPDPPFTLGAEIAGVVRSAPDDSGFRAGDRVLGLTMLTGGMAEVAILAPDRVFKLPDNVSFEAGAGVLFNDLTVYFALTVRGRLQQGETVLVHGAAGGIGTSALRLAPALGASRVIAVVSSEEKGQIATAAGATDVVLADGFKDAVKELTSGRGVDIVVDPVGGDRFTDSLRSLAPAGRLLVIGFTGGEIPTVKVNRLLLNNIDVVGVGWGAWAGRHPGALQEQWAALEELFTSGKLTPPEPEVFPLDEAAAAVASLENRTAKGKVVLRVRN; from the coding sequence ATGCGCGCGGTAAGAGTGACTCGACTTGATGGTCCAGACGCCATCGAGGTGGCAGACGTCGACGAACCCACCGGCGACGGTGTCGTGGTCGACGTACACGCGGCCGGGGTGGCATTTCCGGATGCGCTGCTCACCCGTGGCCTCTACCAGTACCGCCCGGACCCGCCCTTCACCCTCGGCGCCGAGATCGCCGGGGTGGTCCGATCGGCGCCGGACGACAGCGGCTTCCGTGCCGGCGACCGGGTGCTGGGCCTGACCATGCTCACCGGCGGCATGGCCGAAGTCGCGATACTGGCGCCCGACCGGGTGTTCAAGCTGCCCGACAACGTCAGCTTCGAGGCCGGCGCCGGGGTGCTGTTCAACGACCTGACCGTGTATTTCGCGCTGACGGTGCGTGGCCGCTTGCAGCAGGGCGAGACGGTGTTGGTGCACGGGGCGGCCGGGGGTATCGGCACGTCGGCGCTGCGACTGGCACCGGCGCTCGGGGCGTCGCGCGTGATCGCGGTGGTCAGCTCCGAGGAAAAGGGACAGATCGCCACAGCGGCCGGCGCCACCGACGTCGTGCTCGCCGACGGGTTCAAGGATGCGGTCAAAGAGCTCACCAGCGGCCGGGGCGTGGACATCGTGGTGGATCCCGTCGGTGGCGACCGGTTCACCGATTCGCTGCGCTCCCTGGCCCCGGCGGGCCGGTTGCTGGTGATCGGCTTCACCGGCGGCGAGATACCCACGGTGAAGGTAAACCGGTTGCTGCTGAACAACATTGACGTTGTCGGTGTGGGCTGGGGAGCCTGGGCCGGCAGGCACCCGGGTGCGCTGCAAGAGCAGTGGGCCGCACTTGAGGAGCTGTTCACCTCCGGGAAGTTGACCCCGCCGGAACCCGAGGTCTTCCCCCTCGATGAGGCGGCGGCAGCGGTGGCTTCGCTGGAGAACCGCACCGCCAAGGGAAAGGTCGTGTTGCGCGTCCGCAATTAA
- a CDS encoding oxidoreductase — MNSFPLGRYTVSRIGFGAMQLPGPGVFGPPRDKGEALAVLRRAVELGVTHIDTAQFYGPDVANELIREALYPYPEDLALVSKVGARRDEAGAWMEIDEPAELRRDIEANLRTLGVEQLAAVNLRVFESDAPDQRFDDQLAVMIAARDEGLIGDIGLSNVSPAQLLHALEVTEIACVQNAFNLVHRDSTPVLDVCRSRGIAFVPFFPLGSAFAGPANPVLGNELIQRVAAELGRTPAQIALAWTLGVASNVVLIPGTSSVPHLEENMAVADIELDEETREQLNEVAG, encoded by the coding sequence ATGAATTCATTTCCACTCGGTCGATACACCGTCTCGCGTATCGGCTTCGGTGCGATGCAGCTGCCCGGCCCCGGAGTGTTCGGGCCGCCGCGGGACAAAGGCGAGGCATTGGCCGTGCTGCGCAGGGCGGTCGAACTGGGCGTCACCCACATCGACACCGCCCAGTTCTACGGTCCCGACGTTGCCAACGAGTTGATCCGGGAGGCGTTGTACCCCTACCCGGAGGACTTGGCTCTGGTGAGCAAGGTGGGCGCCCGGCGCGACGAGGCCGGAGCCTGGATGGAGATCGACGAACCCGCCGAGTTGCGCCGCGACATCGAAGCCAACTTGCGCACCCTCGGGGTCGAGCAACTGGCGGCGGTCAACCTGCGAGTGTTTGAGAGCGATGCACCCGACCAGCGCTTCGACGACCAATTGGCAGTCATGATCGCCGCTCGGGACGAAGGGCTGATCGGCGACATCGGCCTCAGCAACGTCAGTCCGGCGCAACTGCTGCATGCCCTGGAAGTCACCGAGATCGCCTGCGTGCAAAATGCGTTCAACCTCGTACACCGGGATTCCACGCCGGTGCTGGACGTCTGCCGTTCGCGGGGCATCGCCTTCGTGCCATTCTTTCCCCTGGGATCGGCGTTTGCGGGGCCGGCTAACCCGGTGTTGGGGAACGAGTTGATCCAGCGCGTGGCCGCCGAACTCGGCCGCACCCCAGCACAGATCGCGCTGGCCTGGACGTTGGGCGTGGCGTCCAATGTCGTGCTGATCCCAGGCACGTCGTCCGTACCGCACCTCGAGGAGAACATGGCCGTCGCCGACATCGAGCTCGATGAGGAAACCCGCGAACAGCTGAATGAGGTTGCCGGGTAA
- a CDS encoding GNAT family N-acetyltransferase: protein MPVVRSAVRSASAADAAACVEIYRPYVLDTAISFETEVPTLEQMAARIAAAQVIHEWLVLEIDDEVVGYAYAQQLNPRAAYRWAVETSVYVAMDRRRSGGGRLLYDELLNRLARRGFRRAIGIIAQPNDGSNALHASFGFQPAGLLRRVGWKLGAWHDVQWWQLDLVDPDEEIDPPPAIID from the coding sequence ATGCCGGTGGTACGTTCGGCCGTTCGTTCGGCCAGCGCCGCCGACGCTGCGGCGTGCGTGGAAATTTACCGTCCGTACGTGCTGGACACCGCGATAAGCTTCGAAACGGAAGTGCCGACGCTCGAGCAGATGGCGGCACGGATTGCCGCCGCACAGGTCATTCACGAATGGCTGGTGTTAGAGATCGACGATGAAGTCGTCGGCTACGCCTATGCACAGCAACTGAATCCGCGTGCCGCGTACCGCTGGGCGGTGGAAACGAGCGTCTATGTGGCGATGGACCGCCGGCGCTCGGGTGGTGGCCGCCTGCTCTACGATGAACTGCTGAATCGGCTCGCCCGCCGCGGCTTCCGGCGGGCAATCGGCATCATCGCCCAACCCAACGATGGCAGCAATGCGCTGCACGCGTCGTTCGGGTTTCAGCCGGCGGGCCTACTTCGGCGGGTGGGCTGGAAGCTCGGTGCTTGGCACGACGTCCAGTGGTGGCAGCTGGACTTGGTGGACCCAGACGAGGAAATCGACCCGCCGCCCGCAATCATCGACTGA
- a CDS encoding acyl-CoA dehydrogenase family protein produces MAINLELPRKLQAVIVKTHQGAAELMRPIARKYDLKEHAYPVELDTLIKLFEGASESFNFAGADSLRDDDEGKDENHNGANMAALVQTMEASWGDVAMMLSLPYQGLGNAAISAVATDEQLERLGKVWAAMAITEPGFGSDSAAVTTTATLDGDEYVINGEKIFVTAGSRATHIVVWATLDKSKGRAAIKSFIVPREHPGVTVERLERKLGIKGSDTAVIRFDNARIPKENLLGNPEIEEGKGFSGVMETFDNTRPIVAAMAVGIGRAALEEIRKILTEAGVDIDYDRPAHVQSAAAAEFLRMEADWEASYLLSLRAAWQADNGIPNSKEASMSKAKAGRMASDVTLKSVELAGTTGYSEQSMLEKWGRDSKILDIFEGTQQIQQLVVARRLLGLSSAELK; encoded by the coding sequence ATGGCAATCAATCTGGAGCTTCCCCGCAAGCTGCAAGCGGTCATCGTCAAGACCCACCAGGGCGCGGCGGAGTTGATGCGCCCGATCGCGCGGAAGTATGACCTGAAGGAACACGCCTACCCGGTCGAACTCGACACCTTGATCAAGCTGTTCGAGGGCGCATCCGAATCGTTCAACTTCGCCGGCGCGGACTCGCTCCGCGACGACGACGAGGGCAAAGACGAGAACCACAACGGCGCCAACATGGCCGCACTGGTGCAAACCATGGAAGCCAGCTGGGGCGACGTCGCGATGATGCTGTCCCTGCCCTACCAGGGCTTGGGCAATGCCGCCATCTCCGCGGTGGCCACCGACGAGCAACTGGAACGGCTCGGAAAGGTTTGGGCCGCAATGGCCATCACCGAGCCGGGCTTCGGGTCCGACTCGGCGGCGGTGACGACGACGGCCACCTTGGACGGCGACGAGTACGTCATCAACGGCGAGAAGATCTTCGTCACGGCCGGCTCGCGCGCCACCCACATCGTCGTGTGGGCCACGCTGGACAAGTCGAAGGGCCGCGCGGCGATCAAGTCCTTCATCGTGCCGCGCGAGCACCCGGGTGTGACCGTCGAACGCCTAGAGCGCAAGCTCGGCATCAAGGGGTCGGACACCGCGGTGATCCGCTTCGACAACGCCCGCATCCCCAAAGAGAACCTGCTGGGCAATCCCGAAATCGAGGAGGGCAAGGGGTTCTCCGGTGTGATGGAGACCTTCGACAACACCCGGCCCATCGTGGCCGCGATGGCTGTCGGGATCGGCCGCGCCGCATTGGAGGAAATTCGCAAGATCCTCACCGAGGCCGGCGTGGACATCGACTACGACCGACCGGCGCATGTCCAAAGCGCCGCCGCGGCGGAGTTCCTGCGGATGGAGGCCGACTGGGAGGCCAGCTACCTGCTGTCACTGCGCGCCGCATGGCAGGCCGACAACGGCATTCCGAACTCCAAAGAGGCGTCGATGAGCAAGGCCAAGGCGGGCCGCATGGCCAGTGACGTCACGCTCAAGTCCGTCGAATTGGCCGGCACCACCGGCTATTCCGAGCAGTCCATGTTGGAGAAGTGGGGCCGCGACTCCAAGATTCTGGACATCTTCGAGGGCACGCAGCAGATTCAGCAGCTGGTGGTCGCCCGCCGCCTGCTCGGCCTCTCGTCGGCCGAACTCAAGTAG
- a CDS encoding acyl-CoA dehydrogenase family protein, with amino-acid sequence MTQTQPSVKSPRSGSKRPGRANSNSGVGLQPHKRTGIDIAIALLTPIVGQEFLDKYHLRDPMNRALRYGVKTMFSTAGAASRQFKRVQSAGSGPTRLKSSGKDYFDLTPDDDQKMIVETVNEFAEEVLRPAAPDADDAAAYPADLIAKAAELGITAINIPEDFDGIAEHRSSVTNVLVAEALAYGDMGLALPILAPGGVAAALTHWGSADQQATYLKEFAGENVPQACVAIAEPQPLFDPTRLKTTAVRTPSGYRLDGVKSLVPAAADAELFIVGAQLNGKPALFIVESSSPGLTVKPDPSMGVRAAALGQVELSGVSVPLDARLGEDQATDNDYSEAIALARLGWAALAVGTSHAVLDYVIPYVKERHAFGEPIARRQAVAFMCANIAIELDGLRLITWRGASRAEQGLPFAREAALAKRLGADKGMQIGLDGVQLLGGHGYTKEHPVERWYRDLRAIGVAEGVVVI; translated from the coding sequence ATGACCCAGACCCAGCCCAGTGTGAAATCGCCCCGCTCCGGTTCAAAGCGACCCGGACGCGCGAACTCCAATTCCGGCGTCGGATTGCAGCCCCACAAACGCACCGGAATCGACATCGCCATAGCCCTGCTAACCCCGATCGTCGGCCAGGAATTCTTGGACAAGTACCACCTGCGCGACCCGATGAATCGAGCCCTGCGCTACGGCGTGAAGACGATGTTCTCCACCGCGGGCGCCGCCAGCCGTCAGTTCAAACGGGTGCAGAGCGCGGGTAGCGGGCCGACCCGCCTGAAGTCCAGCGGCAAGGACTACTTCGACCTCACCCCCGACGACGACCAGAAGATGATCGTCGAGACCGTCAACGAATTCGCCGAAGAGGTGCTGCGGCCCGCCGCACCAGACGCCGACGACGCCGCCGCCTACCCGGCTGACCTGATCGCCAAGGCGGCCGAACTCGGCATCACCGCGATCAACATTCCCGAAGACTTCGACGGCATCGCCGAGCACCGCTCCAGCGTGACCAACGTGCTTGTGGCCGAGGCCCTGGCCTACGGCGATATGGGCCTGGCGCTTCCGATTCTGGCGCCCGGCGGCGTCGCGGCCGCGCTAACCCACTGGGGCAGCGCCGATCAGCAGGCGACCTACCTGAAAGAGTTTGCCGGCGAGAATGTTCCGCAGGCTTGCGTGGCCATCGCCGAGCCGCAACCGCTGTTCGACCCCACCCGGCTCAAGACCACCGCCGTACGCACCCCGTCCGGCTACCGGCTCGACGGCGTGAAGTCACTGGTCCCCGCCGCGGCCGACGCCGAATTGTTCATCGTCGGTGCGCAGTTGAACGGCAAGCCGGCGTTGTTCATCGTCGAGTCATCCTCGCCGGGCCTGACCGTCAAGCCCGACCCGAGCATGGGCGTGCGCGCCGCAGCGCTGGGCCAGGTTGAGCTGTCCGGGGTTTCGGTGCCGCTCGATGCCCGGCTGGGCGAAGATCAGGCCACCGACAACGACTACTCCGAAGCGATCGCCTTGGCCCGGTTGGGCTGGGCCGCGCTGGCTGTCGGCACCTCGCACGCGGTGCTCGACTACGTCATCCCGTACGTCAAGGAACGCCACGCATTCGGCGAGCCGATCGCCCGACGTCAAGCGGTGGCGTTCATGTGCGCCAACATCGCCATCGAATTGGACGGGTTGCGCCTGATCACCTGGCGTGGCGCGTCGCGCGCCGAGCAGGGCCTGCCGTTCGCCCGCGAGGCCGCCTTGGCCAAACGCCTCGGCGCCGACAAGGGCATGCAGATCGGCCTGGACGGCGTGCAGCTGCTGGGCGGCCACGGCTACACCAAAGAACACCCGGTCGAGCGCTGGTACCGCGACTTGCGAGCCATCGGCGTGGCCGAGGGCGTCGTAGTCATCTGA
- the hisN gene encoding histidinol-phosphatase: protein MDRNDLIFALQLADRADAVTRARFGALDLRVDTKPDLTPVTDADRAVETAVREALDRDRPNDSVLGEEFGGTTTFSGRQWIVDPIDGTKNFVRGVPVWASLIALLEDGVPIVGVVSAPALQRRWWAARGQGAFASVDGGTPRRLRVSAVADLGSASLSFSSLSGWAELGIRDRFIDLTDAVWRVRGYGDFLSYCLVAEGAVDIAAEPEVSVWDLAALDILLREAGGQFTSLDGTPGPHGGSAVGTNGLLHEQVLSSLRVVN from the coding sequence ATGGATCGCAACGATCTGATTTTCGCGCTGCAGTTGGCAGACCGTGCGGACGCGGTGACGCGCGCCCGGTTCGGTGCGCTGGATCTGCGCGTCGACACCAAGCCTGATCTGACGCCGGTCACCGACGCCGACCGGGCGGTCGAGACCGCAGTGCGCGAGGCGCTTGACCGCGACCGGCCCAACGACAGCGTGTTGGGCGAAGAGTTCGGCGGCACAACAACTTTCAGTGGCCGACAGTGGATTGTCGACCCGATCGACGGCACCAAGAACTTCGTGCGCGGAGTTCCGGTGTGGGCGAGCTTGATCGCGTTGCTCGAAGATGGCGTGCCGATCGTTGGCGTCGTAAGTGCGCCCGCATTGCAACGTCGGTGGTGGGCCGCACGCGGGCAGGGCGCGTTCGCGTCGGTCGACGGTGGCACGCCGCGCCGGTTGAGGGTGTCGGCGGTTGCCGACCTGGGGTCGGCCAGCCTGTCGTTCTCCAGCCTCTCCGGCTGGGCGGAGCTCGGGATACGCGACCGCTTCATCGACCTCACCGATGCGGTGTGGCGGGTGCGCGGCTACGGCGACTTCCTGTCCTATTGCCTGGTGGCCGAGGGGGCCGTCGACATCGCCGCGGAACCCGAGGTCTCGGTGTGGGACCTGGCGGCGCTGGACATCCTGCTGCGCGAGGCGGGCGGACAGTTCACCAGCCTGGATGGCACCCCGGGGCCACATGGCGGCAGTGCCGTCGGGACCAATGGCCTGCTGCACGAGCAGGTGCTGAGCAGCCTGCGCGTTGTGAATTAA
- a CDS encoding aromatic ring-hydroxylating oxygenase subunit alpha has product MTEVATVQVPEKYACGETFVPKSRYIDPEYLQLELDRLFTQVWQPACREEEIPDPGCYYEYAIGRQSIMVVRQKDGGIKAFHNTCAHRGMKIVLGNGCTPDHEFRCGFHGWRYGLDGRSSFVPCRDEFASRPREEWDLRPVSVGTWGGWVFVSMAADPPDLLEWLDPLPTALAPFRLHDMRYRWRKRTFLPANWKTVIDAFIEGYHTPGTHPQTMRSAEGPRPSTAPATPQEYVYAPYTPTIAYQNHSRFVYTQRPEHASRDSGRQELSSRPEVFANSMQYQYLEVGSLVTERDYRAAQQLATEEPSEVPPFVRYHQLCEELAHAEGVDFPKMTMEQYFAGNGDWHVFPTMVILVEKSCLLGYRMLPDADDPNRCTFEMFSLEHFAPGDVPQTQWQVFERWQDHDGWGELPSQDLRNIGAIHAGMHSAGFDGLWLNTAQEMSIRNEHAIADRYLFGSGTQPPASG; this is encoded by the coding sequence ATGACCGAGGTTGCGACTGTGCAGGTACCCGAAAAGTACGCCTGCGGTGAAACTTTCGTGCCGAAAAGCCGGTACATCGACCCCGAATATCTCCAACTCGAACTCGACCGGTTGTTCACTCAGGTTTGGCAGCCCGCATGTCGCGAGGAGGAGATCCCCGACCCCGGTTGCTATTACGAATATGCGATCGGCCGCCAGTCGATCATGGTCGTACGGCAGAAGGACGGCGGCATCAAGGCGTTTCACAACACCTGCGCCCACCGTGGCATGAAGATCGTCCTGGGCAACGGTTGCACACCGGATCACGAATTCCGGTGTGGTTTCCACGGTTGGCGCTACGGGCTTGACGGCCGGTCGTCCTTTGTTCCGTGCCGCGACGAGTTCGCCTCCCGGCCACGCGAAGAGTGGGACCTGCGCCCGGTCAGCGTCGGAACATGGGGTGGGTGGGTCTTCGTAAGCATGGCCGCGGACCCACCGGACCTGCTTGAGTGGTTGGACCCCTTGCCCACGGCGCTAGCGCCATTTCGTTTGCACGACATGCGGTACCGCTGGCGCAAGCGCACCTTCCTGCCCGCGAATTGGAAGACCGTCATCGACGCCTTCATCGAGGGCTACCACACCCCCGGTACCCACCCGCAGACGATGCGTTCCGCGGAGGGCCCGCGGCCGTCGACCGCCCCCGCCACACCCCAGGAGTACGTCTACGCTCCGTACACACCGACCATCGCGTACCAGAATCATTCCCGGTTCGTCTACACACAGCGCCCCGAACACGCCAGCCGCGACAGTGGACGTCAGGAACTTTCCTCTCGCCCCGAGGTTTTTGCGAATTCGATGCAGTACCAATACCTCGAAGTCGGCTCCCTGGTCACCGAACGTGACTACCGCGCCGCCCAACAGTTGGCCACGGAGGAGCCCAGTGAAGTCCCGCCCTTCGTGCGCTACCACCAGCTATGCGAGGAGCTCGCACACGCCGAGGGCGTCGACTTCCCGAAGATGACGATGGAGCAGTACTTCGCCGGAAACGGCGACTGGCATGTGTTTCCCACCATGGTCATCCTCGTGGAAAAGTCGTGTCTCCTCGGCTACCGCATGCTGCCGGATGCCGACGATCCGAACCGCTGCACGTTCGAAATGTTTTCGTTGGAGCATTTCGCGCCCGGGGATGTTCCCCAGACACAATGGCAAGTTTTCGAGCGGTGGCAAGACCACGACGGATGGGGTGAGCTCCCGTCGCAAGACCTTCGAAACATCGGCGCAATCCACGCCGGCATGCATTCCGCGGGTTTCGACGGACTGTGGCTGAACACCGCGCAGGAGATGTCGATTCGAAACGAACACGCTATCGCCGACAGGTACCTGTTCGGATCGGGCACTCAACCACCCGCGTCCGGGTGA
- a CDS encoding SDR family NAD(P)-dependent oxidoreductase, whose protein sequence is MGVLDGRTALVTGAGRGIGAAVAEGLAAEGATVLVSDAGVSVDGTGHDAGPAESVVAGITNRGGKAFADTTDITDFAACAELIDRAAETLGGLDVVVNAAGILRDGMVFKMSEQDWDAVVSVHLKGTFNVTRHAAAWWRENRGGQYRLITFTSMSGLQGAPSQPNYAAAKMGIVGLTFSCANALRNYGVRSNAIAPIAGTRMTQGIKGGGSMDYSDSNVRLSPKNCVPPVVYLASVQSDWLNRRVIFAGNGRISLMSNPVIEREIVSASGTWDIPTAFAEIETSFKEAVLYPNIFDKPPAS, encoded by the coding sequence ATGGGTGTGCTGGACGGACGTACCGCGCTGGTAACCGGCGCCGGGCGGGGAATCGGCGCCGCGGTGGCCGAAGGCCTCGCGGCCGAGGGCGCGACGGTCCTGGTGTCCGACGCCGGCGTCAGCGTCGACGGTACCGGCCACGACGCTGGTCCGGCCGAAAGTGTGGTGGCCGGCATCACGAACCGGGGCGGCAAGGCATTCGCCGACACCACCGACATCACCGACTTCGCCGCATGCGCGGAACTCATCGACCGCGCGGCCGAAACACTCGGCGGCTTGGACGTCGTGGTGAATGCGGCCGGAATCCTGCGCGACGGAATGGTATTCAAGATGAGCGAGCAGGATTGGGATGCGGTGGTCTCGGTGCACCTCAAGGGCACGTTCAACGTCACGCGCCATGCCGCGGCCTGGTGGCGCGAAAACCGGGGCGGACAGTACCGACTGATCACCTTCACGTCGATGTCGGGGCTGCAGGGCGCGCCGAGCCAGCCCAACTACGCGGCGGCCAAAATGGGCATCGTCGGCCTGACCTTCTCGTGCGCCAACGCGCTGCGAAACTACGGGGTCAGGAGCAACGCGATCGCACCGATCGCCGGAACCCGCATGACCCAGGGCATCAAGGGCGGCGGCAGCATGGACTACTCGGACAGCAATGTTCGGCTGTCCCCCAAGAACTGTGTGCCTCCCGTGGTGTATCTGGCCAGCGTGCAGTCGGATTGGCTCAATCGCCGCGTGATCTTCGCGGGCAACGGCCGGATTAGTCTGATGTCGAACCCCGTCATAGAGCGCGAGATCGTGTCGGCGTCGGGGACCTGGGATATTCCCACGGCCTTCGCCGAGATCGAGACGTCGTTCAAGGAAGCGGTCCTGTATCCCAACATCTTCGATAAACCACCCGCCAGCTAG
- a CDS encoding enoyl-CoA hydratase/isomerase family protein: MSNDAPDGDEFKVEEDWVRYEVVEPHIAHITINRPERRNAILSPDMHNLFKERLNRAEDDDDVKVVVLLAEGKDFCSGDDVRRLPVEAAGLRKGQRLPQTARLGNARRLHRHLTNWLEFPKTVIAACQGATLGAGMNLALAADILVVAEDMYLARPQARIGFAGFSTAMPLALLKLGPNRGYEAMITGRKVAATELRDWGVAASVVPTESLRDEAMRYARAIAHHSADGLMVGKHALIAFWHAVGMAQFGDWVPMGHTVFSNLSWRDDEFNFMKERTERGGREALAELERRYSEWGFD; encoded by the coding sequence ATGAGCAACGACGCCCCCGACGGAGACGAGTTCAAGGTCGAAGAAGACTGGGTCCGCTACGAAGTCGTCGAGCCGCACATCGCCCACATCACCATCAACCGCCCGGAGCGGCGCAACGCCATCCTCTCTCCTGACATGCACAACTTGTTCAAGGAACGACTGAATCGCGCCGAGGACGACGATGATGTCAAGGTGGTGGTCCTGCTCGCCGAGGGCAAGGATTTCTGCAGCGGCGACGATGTCCGCCGGTTACCAGTCGAAGCTGCCGGGCTGCGCAAAGGACAGCGGTTGCCGCAGACCGCACGACTGGGCAACGCGCGCCGACTGCACCGCCACCTGACGAACTGGCTGGAGTTCCCCAAGACCGTGATCGCCGCTTGCCAGGGCGCCACGTTGGGGGCCGGCATGAATCTCGCACTGGCCGCCGACATCCTGGTGGTGGCCGAGGACATGTACCTCGCCCGGCCGCAGGCGCGCATCGGGTTCGCGGGATTCTCCACGGCCATGCCGCTGGCGTTGCTCAAGCTGGGCCCGAATCGCGGCTACGAGGCCATGATCACCGGCCGCAAGGTGGCCGCGACCGAGCTGCGCGACTGGGGGGTCGCCGCGTCGGTGGTGCCGACCGAGTCACTGCGCGATGAAGCCATGCGTTACGCCCGCGCTATCGCCCACCACTCCGCGGACGGGTTGATGGTAGGAAAGCACGCGCTGATCGCGTTTTGGCATGCCGTCGGCATGGCGCAGTTTGGCGACTGGGTTCCGATGGGGCACACGGTATTCAGCAACCTGTCCTGGCGTGACGACGAGTTCAACTTCATGAAAGAACGAACCGAGCGGGGTGGTCGCGAAGCGCTGGCGGAGTTGGAGCGCCGCTATTCGGAGTGGGGCTTCGACTAG
- a CDS encoding SRPBCC family protein yields the protein MPTITVSKRLAAPPEAVWATLADFGNVDWIPGVSDVGVEGDGPGMRRLIGTSGGNPVTETLIWIKPEERALSYEITNNPMPVSRFVAVARVSDASDDAGESTVVWEVDYEPTGDDTAARDAIEAIYGLMADWIADYANAHAT from the coding sequence ATGCCAACGATTACTGTCAGCAAGCGCCTTGCCGCGCCACCGGAAGCGGTGTGGGCGACCCTTGCCGATTTCGGCAACGTCGACTGGATCCCGGGGGTCAGCGACGTTGGGGTCGAGGGCGACGGCCCCGGCATGCGGCGGCTCATCGGCACCAGCGGTGGGAACCCGGTGACCGAGACGCTTATCTGGATCAAGCCGGAAGAACGCGCCCTGTCCTACGAGATCACCAACAATCCAATGCCGGTCAGCCGCTTCGTGGCTGTGGCTCGCGTCTCCGACGCCTCGGATGACGCGGGAGAATCGACCGTCGTCTGGGAGGTTGACTACGAACCGACCGGCGACGATACAGCCGCGCGCGACGCGATCGAGGCGATTTACGGGCTCATGGCCGACTGGATCGCGGACTACGCCAACGCGCACGCGACATGA